A genomic region of Trifolium pratense cultivar HEN17-A07 linkage group LG3, ARS_RC_1.1, whole genome shotgun sequence contains the following coding sequences:
- the LOC123913934 gene encoding serine carboxypeptidase-like 7 isoform X1, translating to MGWRCSCVVVVLVTLMLLLPFMVSSASIVKNLPGFDGDLPFKLETGYIGVGEEAKVQIFYYFVESQRNPFIDPILLWFIGGPGCSALSAFFLENGPLRMDDNYSGNLPKLKLNPYGWTHMLNMIYIDMPVGTGFSYSETQEGYYGSATLWVEHSYTFLQRWFLDHPNFSLNPFYIGCGSYSGIPTGPLVQKVYEGYIAKAVPHINIKGYVIASPAFDTYHYIDTRILYAYHMTLISKELYESLEENCKGNYANIDPDNTKCLSDYQDYSQIVRYINEPQILEPLCITTPGVNQVIQQPVQDDQELRCRSYYNILLNTWANDENVRKALHVREGTKGEFLICNRTDLAYTHDLTNVVEYYLNLTHANLQALVYCSDLDMSIPHIDTQFWIKSFNMSIHDKWRAWFVEGQVAGFTEIYKMKADHYLTYVTVKGAGHVAHRYKPKEVYNMIKRWFSFSLI from the exons ATACATAGGAGTGGGAGAAGAAGCAAAGGTGCaaatattttactattttgtGGAGTCTCAAAGAAATCCTTTCATTGATCCAATTTTACTTTGGTTCATTGGTGGTCCTGGATGCTCTGCCCTTTCAGCGTTCTTTCTTGAAAATG GACCTTTAAGAATGGATGACAATTACAGTGGGAACCTTCCAAAGCTTAAATTGAATCCATATGGTTGGACACATATGTTGAATATGATATACATAGATATGCCAGTAGGGACTGGATTTTCTTACTCAGAAACACAAGAAGGCTACTATGGCAGTGCCACACTTTGGGTGGAACATTCATATACTTTTTTACAAAGG TGGTTTCTTGATCATCCAAACTTTAGCTTGAATCCATTTTACATTGGTTGTGGCTCATATTCAGGAATACCTACTGGTCCTCTTGTTCAAAAAGTATATGAAG GATACATAGCAAAAGCTGTGCCACACATAAACATCAAA gGTTATGTGATTGCAAGCCCAGCCTTTGACACATATCACTATATCGACACGAGAATTTTATATGCATACCATATGACTCTAATATCAAAAGAACTCTATGAG TCATTGGAAGAAAATTGTAAGGGTAATTATGCAAACATCGATCCAGATAACACTAAGTGTCTCTCAGATTATCAAGATTATTCTCAG ATAGTTAGGTATATAAACGAACCACAAATTTTAGAACCTCTCTGTATCACTACACCTGGTGTGAACCAAGTAATTCAACAACCAGTTCAAGATGATCAAGAATTACGGTGTAGA AGTTATTACAATATTCTTCTTAACACATGGGCAAACGATGAAAATGTGCGGAAAGCCCTTCATGTCAGAGAG GGAACAAAAGGGGAGTTCTTGATATGCAACAGGACTGATTTGGCATACACACACGATCTAACCAATGTGGTAGAATATTATCTCAATCTCACACATGCCAACCTCCAAGCTCTCGTTTATTG TTCTGATCTTGACATGTCAATACCCCACATTGATACACAATTTTGGATCAAGTCATTCAACATGAGCATACATGACAAATGGCGTGCATGGTTTGTCGAAGGTCAAGTGGCCgg ATTCACAGAAATCTACAAAATGAAAGCAGACCACTACTTAACATATGTGACCGTGAAG GGTGCTGGACATGTGGCCCATAGATATAAGCCCAAGGAAGTTTATAATATGATCAAGAGGTGGTTTTCATTTTCTCTTATCTAA
- the LOC123918374 gene encoding protein N-lysine methyltransferase METTL21A — protein MNQNDVVVLNMEERGNKELQNEKTLICNDEEEEEIICLDPSFFIDDNYQLTEFTFGSQQIQLFCLQSASTDFDLTGQLVWPGAMLLNDYLSKNVEMFQGSTVIELGSGVGITGILCRRFCNKVVLTDHNEEVLKIIKKNIELHSCPENISPTSHGLVAEKLEWGNTDQINEILQKHPGGFDIILGADICFQQSSIPLLFDSVRQLLQVKEGGKCKFILAYVSRAKMMDSMIISEASKFKMHMNEVPGTKCIIGNLEGVIYEITLK, from the exons ATGAACCAAAACGACGTCGTAGTGTTGAACATGGAAGAAAGAGGAAACAAAGAATTGCAAAACGAAAAAACCCTAATTTGTaacgacgaagaagaagaagaaatcatttGCTTAGACCCGTCGTTCTTCATCGATGACAA TTACCAGCTTACGGAATTCACATTTGGCTCTCAACAAATTCAGCTCTTCTGTCTTCAATCTGCTTcca CTGACTTTGATTTGACAGGGCAGCTGGTATGGCCTGGAGCCATGTTGCTGAATGATTATCTATCAAAAAATGTTGAGATGTTTCAAGGTTCCACTGTTATTGAATTAGGTTCTGGTGTTG GTATTACTGGAATACTTTGCCGCAGATTCTGCAATAAAGTTGTGTTGACAGACCATAATGAAGAAGTGCTTAAG atcataaagaaaaatatagagCTGCATTCTTGTCCTGAAAATATTAGTCCTACTTCTCATG gaTTAGTAGCAGAGAAACTAGAATGGGGGAACACTGATCAGATCAATGAAATTTTACAGAAACATCCTGGAGGTTTTGACATCATTCTTGGAGCTGATATCT GCTTTCAGCAGTCAAGCATCCCTTTGCTGTTTGATAGTGTTAGACAGCTTCTCCAAGTTAAAGAAGGCGGAAAATGCAAGTTCATACTAGCCTATGTATCACGAGCCAAGAT GATGGATTCAATGATTATTTCTGAGGCTTCTAAGTTTAAGATGCATATGAATGAAGTGCCTGGAACAAAGTGTATTATTGGGAATCTTGAAGGTGTCATCTATGAGATTACTCTCAAGTAG
- the LOC123915707 gene encoding hydroxymethylglutaryl-CoA lyase, mitochondrial, whose amino-acid sequence MSSLEEPLGFDKLPSMNTMDRVQRFSSGCCRPQVDNLGMGNCFIEGRSCSTSNSCSEDNEGYTAETYPWKRQTRDMSRRDSFSQKTTIKGRNSMKFGIVDNSFYTSDYQYSQKPSNKDMQDMAYKVMKGMPEFVKIVEVGPRDGLQNEKNMVSTDVKIELIHRLASTGLSVIEATSFVSPKWVPQLADAKDVMKAVHNLGGIRLPVLTPNLKGFEAAIAAGAREVAVFASASESFSKSNINCSIEESLARYRAVTSAAKALSIPVRGYVSCVVGCPVEGSVAPSKVAYVAKELYDMGCFEISLGDTIGVGTPGTVVPMLLAVMAVVPTEKLAVHFHDTYGQSLSNILVSLQMGISAVDSSVAGLGGCPYAKGASGNVATEDVVYMLNGLGVKTNVDIEKLMSAGNFIGKHLGRPSGSKTAIALSRVTADSSKI is encoded by the exons ATGTCAAGTTTGGAGGAGCCACTTGGCTTTGACAAGTTGCCAAGCATGAACACCATGGATAGAGTTCAGAGGTTCTCGTCTGGTTGCTGCCGTCCACAAGTAGATAATTTGGGCATGGGAAACTGCTTTATTGAAGGACGAAGTTGTAGCACATCTAACAGCTGCAG TGAAGACAATGAAGGTTACACAGCAGAAACATACCCTTGGAAGAGGCAAACAAGAGACATGTCCCGCCGTGATTCTTTCAGTCAAAAGACTACGATCAAAGGGAGAAACTCGATGAAATTTGGAATAGTTGATAATTCATTTTATACCTCAGATTACCAGTATAGTCAAAAGCCCAGTAACAAAGACATGCAAGATATGGCATATAAG GTTATGAAAGGTATGCCAGAGTTTGTAAAAATAGTTGAAGTTGGACCAAGGGATGGATTGCAAAATGAGAAGAACATGGTATCAACAGATGTAAAGATTGAATTGATTCATAGACTAGCATCTACCGGGTTATCTGTCATTGAGGCTACTAGTTTTGTATCTCCCAAATGGGTCCCACag tTGGCGGATGCAAAGGATGTCATGAAAGCAGTTCATAACCTGGGAGGCATTAGATTGCCAGTTCTGACTCCAAACTTAAAG GGTTTTGAAGCTGCTATTGCTGCTGGAGCTAGAGAAGTAGCTGTTTTTGCATCAGCTTCtgaatctttttcaaaatcaaacattaATTGTAGTATTGAAGAGAGTCTTGCCCGCTATCGAGCTGTTACTAGTGCTGCCAAAGCACTCTCAATTCCAGTTCGAGG GTATGTATCATGCGTTGTTGGATGCCCAGTTGAAGGATCAGTTGCTCCATCAAAAGTAGCTTATGTGGCTAAAGAACTATATGATATGGGTTGCTTTGAAATCTCACTTGGTGACACAATTGGGGTAGGCACACCAG GCACAGTAGTTCCGATGCTTTTGGCTGTAATGGCGGTTGTACCAACGGAAAAGCTTGCTGTTCACTTCCATGACACATATGGGCAATCCCTTTCAAACATTCTTGTATCCCTCCAA ATGGGAATAAGCGCAGTTGATTCTTCAGTTGCTGGTCTTGGTGGCTGTCCATATGCTAAGGGGGCTTCGGGAAATGTAGCTACCGAAGATGTTGTGTACATGCTTAATGGTCTTGGTGTGAAAACCAACGTCGATATTGAAAAGCTCATGTCAGCCGGCAACTTCATCGGCAAGCATTTGGGGCGCCCCTCTGGCTCAAAGACCGCCATTGCCCTTAGCCGAGTCACTGCTGATTCTTCTAAgatatga
- the LOC123913797 gene encoding molybdopterin synthase catalytic subunit gives MAAEDDKDLIEILENQNSIDVAKYMNFVSAPQAGAIATFSGTTRDTFDGKTVLELVYEAYIPMAIRCIKSVCTSARESWNLHSIAVAHRLGTVPVGETSVFIAVSSVHRADALEACRYLIDEIKATVPIWKKEVYSNGEVWKENTEFLERRSELGKKDVAVEIKEHKKELCCGTKVRVNHEGSQD, from the coding sequence ATGGCTGCTGAAGATGATAAGGATCTTATTGAAATCTTGGAAAACCAGAACTCAATAGATGTTGCTAAATATATGAACTTTGTCAGTGCACCGCAGGCTGGTGCTATAGCTACATTTTCAGGCACAACTCGTGACACTTTTGATGGAAAAACAGTTCTGGAGTTGGTATATGAAGCTTACATTCCAATGGCTATACGTTGTATCAAGTCTGTTTGTACGTCTGCACGAGAATCCTGGAATCTACATTCCATTGCTGTTGCTCATCGGCTAGGTACCGTACCTGTAGGAGAAACAAGTGTCTTCATTGCAGTGTCATCTGTCCACAGGGCTGATGCACTCGAGGCTTGTAGATATTTGATAGATGAGATAAAAGCAACAGTTCCTATTTGGAAAAAAGAGGTTTATTCAAATGGAGAGGTCTGGAAAGAGAACACTGAATTCTTGGAGAGGAGGTCTGAGCTTGGTAAAAAGGATGTAGCTGTCGAAATTAAGGAGCACAAGAAAGAGCTTTGTTGTGGGACTAAGGTTCGTGTTAACCATGAAGGTAGCCAGGATTAA